From Microbacterium sp. LWH11-1.2, one genomic window encodes:
- a CDS encoding acyl-CoA dehydrogenase family protein, with product MSIEAPLPGERVSSYDITGRQDSDYYAVFADIPAADREAWDRAKAYVDEVAPQMADAWDRAEYPLDAARRMGEMDLVVDGIDHPSLTRLSPLAAGLVNMEISRGDGSLGTILAVQGGLALRTLALFGSPAQQEKWLTALADGSVLGSFALTEPDHGSDSVSLETVARRDGDSWIIRGAKKWIGNGASGGITFVWARVDDEAAAEHGAVRCFLVEQDTPGYTGTVIRGKASLRAIHQAHIRLDDVRVPLDAVLPGAASFKDASTVLYATRSGVAWSALGHATACYEASLAYAKERVQFGKPLAKFQMVQERLTHMLEDLTAMQLYCRRMADLENAGDLRPTQASLAKFHNTRAARRVASTARDLLGGNGILLENGVMQHMADIEAIHTYEGTESVQALLLGRDITGMSAFA from the coding sequence ATGAGCATCGAAGCCCCCCTCCCCGGCGAGCGTGTCTCGTCGTATGACATCACCGGCCGCCAGGACAGCGACTACTACGCCGTCTTCGCCGACATCCCCGCCGCCGACCGCGAGGCGTGGGACCGCGCAAAGGCCTACGTCGACGAGGTCGCTCCGCAGATGGCGGATGCCTGGGACCGCGCGGAGTACCCGCTCGACGCCGCCCGTCGCATGGGCGAGATGGACCTCGTCGTCGACGGCATCGACCACCCGTCGCTGACGCGCCTCTCCCCGCTGGCCGCAGGTCTCGTCAACATGGAGATCTCCCGCGGCGACGGCTCACTGGGCACGATCCTCGCCGTGCAGGGCGGCCTCGCGCTGCGCACTCTGGCGCTCTTCGGCTCCCCGGCCCAGCAGGAGAAGTGGCTGACCGCCCTCGCGGACGGCTCGGTCCTCGGATCCTTCGCGCTCACCGAGCCCGACCACGGATCGGACTCCGTCTCGCTGGAGACGGTCGCCCGGCGCGACGGCGACAGCTGGATCATCCGCGGCGCGAAGAAGTGGATCGGCAACGGCGCCTCCGGCGGGATCACTTTCGTGTGGGCCCGCGTCGACGATGAGGCGGCCGCCGAGCACGGCGCCGTGCGCTGCTTCCTCGTCGAGCAGGACACCCCCGGATACACCGGCACCGTCATCCGCGGCAAGGCGTCGCTGCGGGCGATCCACCAGGCGCACATCCGGCTCGACGACGTGCGCGTCCCCCTCGACGCGGTGCTTCCCGGCGCTGCGAGCTTCAAGGACGCATCGACCGTGCTGTACGCGACGCGCTCCGGCGTCGCGTGGTCGGCGCTCGGCCACGCCACCGCCTGCTACGAGGCGTCGCTGGCCTACGCCAAGGAGCGCGTGCAGTTCGGCAAGCCCCTCGCGAAGTTCCAGATGGTGCAGGAGCGCCTGACGCACATGCTCGAGGACCTCACGGCCATGCAGCTGTACTGCCGTCGCATGGCCGACCTCGAGAACGCCGGAGATCTGCGACCGACGCAGGCCTCGCTCGCGAAGTTCCACAACACGCGCGCGGCGCGCCGGGTGGCGTCGACCGCGCGCGATCTGTTGGGCGGCAACGGCATCCTGCTGGAGAACGGCGTGATGCAGCACATGGCCGACATCGAGGCCATCCACACCTACGAGGGCACCGAGAGCGTGCAGGCGCTGCTGCTCGGCCGCGACATCACCGGGATGAGCGCGTTCGCCTGA
- the ligD gene encoding non-homologous end-joining DNA ligase, which produces MASERVTLTVADSDGEREVVLSSPNRVVWPDLGITKAELAEYVQSVSIPFLNANGNRAVSLERFRDGIEAAGKPRKEGFFSKNPPKGTPDFVDAEMMTYNSGRQHPQIVLNRASAIVWSVQMNTIVFHPWASLATDADNPVELRIDLDPQPGTDFADAVTAAHTLREVLREAGLDAFAKTSGNRGLHIFAPIEPTHEFLDVRHAVIAAGRELERRMPEQVTMNWWKEERGERIFVDFNQANRDRTMAGAYSPRALPGATVSTPVLWEELDGLDPTVFTVRSIPQRLADVGDPWADMQTSPGRIDTLLEWWERDKENGLGELSFPPEFPKMPGEPPRVQPSKKVAGNWDAEGNPTGD; this is translated from the coding sequence ATGGCCTCCGAACGCGTGACCCTGACCGTCGCCGACTCCGACGGAGAGCGCGAGGTCGTGCTCTCCAGCCCCAACCGTGTGGTGTGGCCGGACCTCGGCATCACCAAGGCCGAGCTCGCCGAGTACGTGCAGTCGGTGTCGATCCCATTCCTCAACGCGAACGGCAACAGGGCCGTGTCCCTCGAGCGCTTCCGCGACGGCATCGAAGCGGCGGGAAAGCCGCGGAAGGAGGGGTTCTTCTCGAAGAACCCGCCGAAGGGCACGCCTGACTTCGTCGACGCCGAGATGATGACCTACAACAGCGGGCGCCAGCATCCGCAGATCGTCCTCAACCGCGCCAGCGCGATCGTGTGGTCCGTGCAGATGAACACGATCGTGTTCCATCCCTGGGCGTCGCTGGCGACGGATGCCGACAACCCCGTCGAACTGCGCATCGACCTGGACCCGCAGCCGGGAACGGACTTCGCGGATGCCGTCACCGCCGCACACACGCTGCGCGAGGTGCTTCGCGAGGCCGGCCTCGACGCGTTCGCCAAGACCAGCGGCAACCGCGGTCTGCACATCTTCGCCCCCATCGAGCCGACGCATGAGTTCCTCGACGTGCGTCATGCCGTGATCGCCGCCGGGCGGGAGCTGGAGCGCCGGATGCCGGAGCAGGTCACCATGAACTGGTGGAAGGAGGAGCGCGGGGAGCGGATCTTCGTCGACTTCAACCAGGCCAACCGGGACCGCACGATGGCCGGCGCCTACAGTCCACGTGCCCTGCCGGGTGCGACCGTCTCGACACCGGTCCTGTGGGAGGAGCTCGACGGGCTCGACCCGACCGTGTTCACGGTGCGCAGCATCCCGCAGCGGCTCGCGGACGTCGGCGACCCCTGGGCGGACATGCAGACCTCGCCGGGACGCATCGACACCCTGCTCGAGTGGTGGGAGCGCGACAAGGAGAACGGGCTCGGTGAGCTGTCCTTCCCGCCGGAGTTCCCGAAGATGCCCGGGGAGCCGCCGCGTGTGCAGCCGAGCAAGAAGGTCGCCGGCAACTGGGATGCCGAGGGCAATCCGACAGGCGACTGA
- a CDS encoding ATP-dependent DNA ligase produces the protein MRYDIPSPMLAKAVPAVPDPAKTPGGLLYEPKWDGFRGLIAWDGETVEIGSRGAKPLTRYFPELVEAIPALLPGPCLLDGEIVVATGPQGAQRLDWEALSQRIHPAASRVAKLAAETPAMFIAFDLLAYGDDDLLGQSFETRRARLETVMDAVEHPLHITRTTRDRDAAVRWLAEFEGAGLDGVVAKPLDQPYAPGKRTLFKIKHARTADVVALGYRIHKSGSGVGSLLVGLYDDDGTLRQVGGVAAWSDARRQELVEELAPLVERDESGDAVTGEGERSRFSGAKDVSFVRLRPERVLEVRYDQLEGARFRHTVQFERWRPDRDARSCTYDQLDTVAGYDLADVLS, from the coding sequence ATGCGCTACGACATCCCCTCCCCGATGCTCGCGAAGGCCGTCCCGGCGGTGCCCGACCCGGCGAAGACGCCCGGCGGACTGCTGTACGAGCCGAAGTGGGACGGCTTCCGCGGCCTCATCGCGTGGGACGGCGAGACGGTCGAGATCGGCTCCCGCGGCGCGAAGCCGCTCACCCGGTACTTCCCCGAGCTCGTGGAGGCCATCCCGGCGCTCCTCCCCGGTCCGTGCCTCCTCGACGGCGAGATCGTCGTCGCCACCGGACCGCAGGGCGCCCAGCGCCTGGACTGGGAGGCGTTGAGTCAGCGCATCCACCCCGCGGCCTCCCGCGTCGCCAAGCTCGCGGCGGAGACGCCCGCCATGTTCATCGCGTTCGACCTGCTGGCGTACGGGGACGACGATCTGCTCGGCCAGTCCTTCGAGACCCGCCGCGCCCGTCTCGAGACCGTGATGGATGCCGTCGAGCATCCCCTGCACATCACACGCACCACACGTGACCGCGACGCCGCCGTCCGCTGGCTCGCCGAGTTCGAAGGCGCGGGCCTCGACGGGGTCGTCGCCAAGCCGCTCGATCAGCCCTACGCTCCCGGCAAGCGCACCCTCTTCAAGATCAAGCATGCGCGCACGGCCGATGTGGTCGCGCTCGGCTACCGGATCCACAAGTCCGGTTCTGGCGTCGGCTCGCTGCTCGTGGGGCTCTACGATGACGACGGAACCCTGCGGCAGGTCGGCGGCGTCGCCGCGTGGAGCGATGCGCGTCGGCAGGAACTGGTCGAGGAGCTCGCGCCCCTCGTCGAACGCGACGAGAGCGGCGACGCGGTCACCGGCGAGGGCGAGCGGTCACGGTTCAGCGGCGCGAAGGACGTGTCGTTCGTCCGGTTGCGCCCTGAGCGCGTGCTCGAGGTGCGCTACGACCAGCTCGAGGGCGCGCGCTTCCGCCACACCGTGCAGTTCGAGCGCTGGCGTCCCGACCGCGATGCCCGCTCCTGCACCTACGACCAGCTCGACACGGTCGCCGGCTACGACCTCGCCGACGTATTGTCCTGA
- a CDS encoding homocysteine S-methyltransferase family protein yields MSASDAAAGARYVTDGGLETDLIFHHGVELPDFAAFVLLDDERGRGLLRDYYRGFAEVARAHGASLRLESATWRASADWGARRGYDAAALRRSNVAAVDLLHDVAADFRDLPEVRLVGVIGPRGDGYRPGSWDARSGADDALAYHRAQVRALSDAGVHVIAAYTLTDPAEAIGIVRAAREAGMPVEISFTVETDGLLASGRTLAETIDLVDAAASPDGYLLNCAHPEHLDRAIDPTVTARIIGIRPNASRLSHAELDEAEQLDDGDPEELAARTVELLQRMPAVRVIGGCCGTDVRHIAEMWRRLSAHESG; encoded by the coding sequence ATGTCCGCATCCGACGCGGCCGCAGGCGCCCGCTATGTCACCGACGGCGGTCTCGAGACCGACCTGATCTTCCACCATGGCGTCGAACTTCCCGACTTCGCCGCGTTCGTGCTGCTCGACGACGAGCGTGGCCGTGGCCTGCTGCGGGACTACTACCGCGGGTTCGCCGAGGTCGCGCGCGCGCACGGTGCCAGTCTGAGGCTCGAGTCCGCCACCTGGCGGGCGAGCGCGGACTGGGGTGCGCGACGGGGGTACGACGCGGCAGCCCTCCGCAGATCCAACGTCGCCGCGGTGGACCTGCTCCACGATGTCGCGGCGGACTTCCGCGATCTGCCCGAGGTCCGCCTCGTCGGGGTGATCGGTCCCCGCGGCGACGGCTACCGACCCGGCTCATGGGACGCCCGCAGCGGAGCCGACGACGCACTCGCCTACCACCGGGCGCAGGTGCGGGCGCTCAGCGATGCCGGAGTGCACGTCATCGCGGCGTACACGCTCACGGATCCCGCCGAGGCCATCGGCATCGTCCGCGCCGCACGCGAGGCCGGGATGCCGGTCGAGATCTCCTTCACCGTGGAGACCGACGGGCTTCTCGCCTCGGGACGCACTCTGGCGGAGACGATCGACCTCGTCGATGCGGCCGCCTCGCCGGACGGCTATCTGTTGAACTGCGCGCATCCGGAGCACCTCGACCGCGCGATCGATCCGACGGTCACCGCGCGGATCATCGGCATCCGTCCCAACGCGTCTCGTCTGTCGCACGCGGAACTCGACGAAGCCGAGCAGCTCGACGACGGCGATCCGGAGGAACTCGCCGCCCGCACCGTCGAGCTACTGCAGCGGATGCCGGCTGTGCGCGTGATCGGCGGATGCTGCGGCACCGACGTGCGCCATATCGCGGAGATGTGGCGTCGGCTCAGCGCGCACGAATCCGGCTGA
- the sucD gene encoding succinate--CoA ligase subunit alpha, with amino-acid sequence MSIYLNKDSKVIVQGITGGEGTKHTALMLKAGTQVVGGVNARKAGTTVAHTDKDGNAVELPVYASVAEAMKETGADVSIAFVPGAFTKDAMIEAIDAEIPLLVVITEGVPVGDSAEAWAYAQSKGNKTRIIGPNCPGIITPGEALVGITPANITGKGPIGLVSKSGTLTYQMMFELRDLGFSTAIGIGGDPVIGTTHIDALAAFEADPETKAIVMIGEIGGDAEERAADYIKANVTKPVVGYVAGFTAPEGKTMGHAGAIVSGSAGTAQAKKEALEAAGVKVGKTPSETADLMRAIVEGL; translated from the coding sequence ATGTCGATCTACCTCAACAAGGACTCCAAGGTCATCGTCCAGGGCATCACCGGCGGCGAGGGCACCAAGCACACGGCACTCATGCTGAAGGCCGGCACCCAGGTCGTCGGCGGCGTGAACGCCCGCAAGGCCGGCACCACGGTCGCGCACACCGACAAGGACGGCAACGCCGTCGAGCTCCCCGTCTACGCATCCGTGGCCGAGGCCATGAAGGAGACCGGCGCCGACGTGTCGATCGCCTTCGTCCCCGGCGCCTTCACGAAGGACGCCATGATCGAGGCCATCGACGCCGAGATCCCGCTGCTGGTCGTCATCACCGAGGGCGTGCCCGTCGGCGACTCGGCCGAGGCGTGGGCGTACGCCCAGAGCAAGGGCAACAAGACCCGCATCATCGGGCCGAACTGCCCCGGCATCATCACGCCCGGTGAGGCGCTCGTCGGCATCACGCCGGCGAACATCACCGGCAAGGGACCGATCGGCCTCGTGTCGAAGTCGGGCACCCTGACCTACCAGATGATGTTCGAGCTGCGCGACCTCGGCTTCTCGACCGCCATCGGCATCGGCGGCGACCCCGTCATCGGCACCACGCACATCGACGCGCTCGCCGCGTTCGAGGCAGACCCCGAGACCAAGGCGATCGTGATGATCGGCGAGATCGGCGGCGACGCCGAGGAGCGTGCGGCCGACTACATCAAGGCGAACGTCACCAAGCCGGTCGTCGGCTACGTCGCGGGCTTCACCGCTCCCGAGGGCAAGACCATGGGCCACGCCGGCGCCATCGTCTCGGGCTCGGCCGGTACCGCGCAGGCGAAGAAGGAGGCCCTCGAGGCCGCCGGCGTCAAGGTCGGCAAGACGCCGTCCGAGACCGCTGACCTGATGCGTGCGATTGTCGAAGGTCTCTGA
- a CDS encoding VOC family protein, giving the protein MHITSFYPVLMVDDVAEAAAFYRDELGFETTFETDWYVSLRFEGGELAILDRRHETIPAGFREPVRGLLLNVEVADATAEHARLVGERELPERLTLRDEAFGQRHFIVEAPGGVLIDVIEPIEPAPEFAAAFA; this is encoded by the coding sequence ATGCACATCACGAGCTTCTACCCCGTGCTGATGGTCGACGACGTCGCCGAAGCCGCGGCCTTCTATCGAGACGAGCTCGGCTTCGAGACGACCTTCGAGACCGACTGGTACGTGAGCCTGCGCTTCGAGGGCGGCGAGCTCGCGATCCTCGACCGGCGGCATGAGACGATCCCCGCCGGTTTCCGTGAGCCGGTGCGTGGACTGCTGCTCAACGTCGAGGTCGCCGATGCCACCGCCGAGCATGCCCGGCTGGTGGGGGAGCGCGAGCTCCCTGAACGCCTCACGCTGCGCGACGAGGCCTTCGGCCAGCGGCACTTCATCGTCGAGGCGCCGGGCGGCGTGCTCATCGACGTGATCGAGCCGATCGAGCCGGCACCCGAGTTCGCCGCCGCGTTCGCCTGA
- a CDS encoding TetR family transcriptional regulator, translating into MPRASAADAAATARRILEVAGAHFAEHGYAAASVDEIARAAQVTRGAVYHHYTSKPLLFAAVASAQQGLVADAIMSATADSAPDAALRDGSHAFLDAITRGAAARVLLVDGPAVLSWEDWRRFDAEGPAVTLHEGLADAGIAPALRDALTAALSGAMNELALWLSERPADAAARAQAHDALDQLLDAVVPQTS; encoded by the coding sequence ATGCCTCGAGCCTCCGCCGCCGACGCCGCCGCGACCGCCCGCCGGATCCTCGAGGTCGCCGGCGCCCACTTCGCCGAGCACGGCTACGCCGCAGCATCCGTCGACGAGATCGCTCGCGCAGCGCAGGTCACGCGCGGCGCCGTGTACCACCACTACACGTCGAAGCCGCTCCTCTTCGCGGCGGTGGCCTCCGCGCAGCAGGGGCTCGTCGCCGACGCGATCATGTCAGCCACGGCGGACAGCGCCCCGGATGCGGCGCTCCGCGACGGCAGCCACGCGTTCCTCGACGCGATCACGCGCGGCGCGGCCGCGCGCGTCCTGCTCGTCGACGGGCCTGCTGTGCTGAGCTGGGAGGACTGGCGACGGTTCGATGCCGAAGGCCCTGCCGTGACGTTGCACGAGGGTCTCGCCGACGCCGGGATCGCGCCGGCGCTGCGAGATGCACTGACGGCGGCACTCTCGGGAGCCATGAACGAGCTCGCGCTCTGGTTGTCGGAGCGGCCGGCGGATGCCGCGGCTCGCGCCCAGGCGCACGACGCGCTCGACCAGCTGCTGGACGCTGTGGTTCCGCAGACGTCCTGA
- a CDS encoding NAD(P)/FAD-dependent oxidoreductase, whose protein sequence is MARATIIGAGPNGLAAAVALGRAGYDVHVLEASDTVGGGIRTQESTLPGFRHDVCSAVHPAAVSSPFFRAFGLAERIEWIHPEISYAHPLDGGRAAIAWHDIERTAAGLGVDGQAWLARVRPLSTRIEGLVDFTGNQLLRVPRDPVTAARYAIRMLDQGTPLAGRAFLGDAAAALMSGVVAHANSPQPTLAGAAAGMLLAAFGHAGGWPYPRGGAQQIADALIADIESYGGTIESGVPVTDLRGLDWGDPARGDLLLLSTSPRLALTHADVPAAYARAISAYRYGAAAAKVDFALDGPIPWTNPDVRQAPTVHLGGTRAEIWASENAVAAGRVSERPYVLAVQPSVLDPSRAPKGRAVLWAYIHVPNGSDLDPTELITAQVERFAPGFRDLILAHHAVPASSREAINPAEIGGDISGGVFDIRQALRRPTLSPVPWRTPMRGVYLASASTPPGPAVSGMAGWHAARTALRDAGTPTDLGDLFA, encoded by the coding sequence ATGGCACGGGCGACGATCATCGGCGCAGGTCCCAACGGACTCGCGGCCGCCGTCGCGCTCGGACGCGCCGGCTACGACGTGCACGTGCTCGAAGCCTCCGACACGGTCGGCGGAGGCATCCGGACGCAGGAGTCCACGCTCCCGGGATTCCGGCACGACGTGTGCTCGGCCGTGCATCCCGCGGCCGTCTCGTCGCCGTTCTTCCGGGCATTCGGACTCGCCGAGCGCATCGAGTGGATCCATCCGGAGATCTCCTACGCCCACCCGCTCGACGGCGGACGCGCCGCGATCGCCTGGCACGACATCGAGCGCACGGCCGCAGGGCTGGGCGTCGACGGGCAGGCATGGCTCGCCCGTGTGCGGCCGTTGAGCACGCGCATCGAGGGTCTCGTCGACTTCACCGGCAATCAGCTGCTGCGCGTTCCGCGCGACCCGGTCACCGCCGCCCGCTATGCGATCAGGATGCTGGATCAGGGCACGCCCTTGGCCGGACGCGCATTCCTCGGCGATGCGGCCGCCGCCCTGATGTCGGGAGTCGTCGCGCATGCGAACTCTCCGCAGCCGACGCTCGCGGGCGCCGCCGCCGGGATGCTCCTCGCCGCGTTCGGCCACGCCGGCGGCTGGCCGTACCCGCGCGGCGGCGCGCAGCAGATCGCCGACGCGCTGATCGCCGACATCGAGTCCTACGGCGGGACCATCGAGTCAGGCGTCCCTGTCACCGACCTGCGGGGGCTCGACTGGGGCGATCCCGCGCGGGGCGATCTGCTGCTGCTCAGCACCTCGCCGCGCCTCGCCCTCACCCACGCCGATGTGCCCGCCGCCTACGCCAGGGCGATCTCGGCCTACCGCTACGGCGCGGCTGCGGCCAAGGTCGACTTCGCGCTCGACGGCCCGATCCCGTGGACGAACCCCGACGTCCGACAGGCGCCGACCGTGCACCTGGGCGGCACGCGCGCGGAGATCTGGGCCAGCGAGAACGCCGTCGCGGCCGGACGCGTCAGCGAGCGCCCGTATGTGCTCGCCGTGCAGCCCTCGGTGCTCGACCCCTCGCGCGCGCCGAAGGGCAGAGCAGTGCTGTGGGCGTACATCCACGTGCCGAACGGATCGGATCTCGACCCCACCGAGCTGATCACCGCGCAGGTCGAGCGCTTCGCACCCGGTTTCCGCGACCTGATCCTCGCGCATCACGCCGTGCCGGCATCCTCGCGCGAGGCGATCAATCCCGCGGAGATCGGCGGAGACATCTCGGGCGGTGTGTTCGACATCCGGCAGGCGCTGCGACGGCCGACGCTGTCCCCTGTGCCGTGGCGGACGCCGATGCGCGGGGTCTACCTGGCCTCGGCATCGACTCCTCCCGGTCCCGCGGTCAGCGGCATGGCCGGCTGGCACGCGGCGCGCACCGCCCTGCGCGATGCGGGGACGCCGACGGACCTCGGCGACCTGTTCGCCTGA
- a CDS encoding TetR family transcriptional regulator gives MRDFPEPRAAVVAAALELFQDQGFDQTSVEQIAKAAGVSRSTFFRQFGGKEDVVFADHEVLLERLREFLAEGHDDPWGAVCAASESVFAHFAHDPELARRRYQIVRQVPVLREREIITVFRYERLFDDYLRGALPGVDPLDAVGFAALVTAVHNHVLRQLLRGKKKVPLSTLQTALADVRRRYGVGTDATAGAPDDVVVAVFPRSMPIAEITRRLKSKLD, from the coding sequence ATGCGAGACTTCCCCGAACCGCGCGCCGCCGTCGTCGCCGCAGCCCTCGAGCTCTTCCAGGATCAGGGGTTCGACCAGACCTCCGTCGAGCAGATCGCCAAGGCGGCCGGAGTCTCGCGATCCACCTTCTTCCGGCAGTTCGGCGGCAAGGAGGACGTGGTCTTCGCCGACCACGAGGTGCTCCTGGAACGGCTCAGGGAGTTCCTCGCGGAAGGACATGACGACCCCTGGGGCGCCGTGTGCGCGGCATCCGAATCCGTCTTCGCCCACTTCGCGCACGATCCGGAGCTCGCACGACGCCGCTACCAGATCGTGCGGCAGGTGCCGGTGCTCCGCGAGCGCGAGATCATCACGGTCTTCCGCTACGAGCGACTGTTCGACGACTACCTGCGCGGCGCCCTCCCCGGCGTCGATCCCCTGGACGCCGTCGGCTTCGCCGCCCTCGTGACGGCCGTGCACAACCACGTCCTCCGCCAGCTGCTCCGCGGCAAGAAGAAGGTGCCGCTGTCGACGCTGCAGACGGCCCTCGCCGATGTCCGGCGGCGCTACGGCGTGGGAACGGATGCCACCGCCGGAGCTCCCGACGATGTCGTCGTCGCAGTGTTCCCGCGCTCGATGCCGATCGCCGAGATCACGCGACGATTGAAGTCGAAGCTCGACTAG
- a CDS encoding GNAT family N-acetyltransferase: MAVDASAPVIRPADLSGPDAAVVSAAVGAYLRQTEAEKHREGLAPRHDGGDALPERYRAEVDDPAAAYAGFPVLLADVDQVTMGVVVLARLDGAAEIKRLWAAPTARGRGIGSALLDAAVAAAEGPVRLSVWDWRAAAVRLYESRGFVRVPSWDGRDRLICMMRQDRWRPAADQANALIPVMSRPSSSACTLSVPS, translated from the coding sequence ATGGCAGTGGATGCTTCCGCTCCCGTGATCCGTCCGGCGGATCTCTCCGGACCGGATGCCGCCGTCGTGTCCGCCGCCGTCGGCGCCTACCTCCGACAGACCGAGGCGGAGAAGCACCGAGAGGGACTCGCGCCGCGGCACGACGGCGGCGATGCGCTCCCTGAGCGATATCGCGCCGAGGTCGACGATCCTGCCGCCGCGTACGCCGGCTTCCCCGTGCTCCTCGCCGACGTCGACCAGGTGACGATGGGGGTCGTCGTCCTGGCGCGGCTCGACGGCGCGGCCGAGATCAAGCGTCTCTGGGCGGCGCCCACCGCTCGTGGCCGCGGCATCGGCTCCGCTCTTCTCGACGCCGCTGTCGCCGCAGCCGAAGGCCCCGTGCGTCTGTCGGTCTGGGACTGGCGTGCCGCAGCCGTGCGCCTCTACGAATCCCGCGGATTCGTGCGGGTTCCGAGCTGGGACGGGCGGGACCGGCTCATCTGCATGATGCGTCAGGATCGCTGGCGGCCGGCAGCGGATCAGGCGAACGCGCTCATCCCGGTGATGTCGCGGCCGAGCAGCAGCGCCTGCACGCTCTCGGTGCCCTCGTAG
- the sucC gene encoding ADP-forming succinate--CoA ligase subunit beta has protein sequence MDLYEYQARDVFEKYGVPVLAGIVADTPEEVRAAAEKIGGVVVVKAQVKTGGRGKAGGVKVAKTPDEAYEAAKAILGLDIKGHVVKRVMVAQGARIAEEFYFSVLLDRANRSYLSLCSVEGGMEIEELAVERPEALARVEVNPLTGIDKEKAVEIARAANFPEDLVEKVSDVFVKLFDVYKGEDATLVEVNPLVRTEEGDIIALDGKVTLDDNASEIRHPEHEALEDKDAADPLEAKAKASGLNYVKLDGEVGIIGNGAGLVMSTLDVVAYAGENHNGVKPANFLDIGGGASAEVMAAGLDVILGDPQVKSVFVNVFGGITACDAVANGIKGALETLGATASKPLVVRLDGNRVDEGRAILAEYAHPLVTLAATMDEGADKAAELANA, from the coding sequence GTGGATCTGTACGAGTACCAGGCACGAGACGTTTTCGAGAAGTACGGAGTGCCGGTCCTCGCCGGCATCGTCGCGGACACTCCTGAAGAGGTGAGGGCGGCAGCCGAGAAGATCGGCGGCGTGGTCGTCGTCAAGGCTCAGGTGAAGACCGGCGGCCGTGGAAAGGCGGGCGGCGTCAAGGTCGCCAAGACCCCCGACGAGGCCTACGAGGCAGCGAAGGCCATCCTCGGCCTCGACATCAAGGGCCACGTCGTCAAGCGCGTCATGGTCGCCCAGGGTGCACGCATCGCCGAGGAGTTCTACTTCTCCGTGCTGCTCGACCGGGCCAACCGCTCCTACCTGAGCCTCTGCTCGGTCGAGGGCGGCATGGAGATCGAGGAACTCGCCGTCGAGCGTCCCGAGGCGCTCGCGCGCGTCGAGGTCAACCCGCTCACCGGCATCGACAAGGAGAAGGCGGTCGAGATCGCCCGCGCGGCGAACTTCCCCGAGGACCTCGTCGAGAAGGTCTCCGACGTCTTCGTGAAGCTCTTCGACGTCTACAAGGGTGAGGACGCGACGCTCGTCGAGGTCAACCCGCTGGTCCGCACCGAAGAGGGCGACATCATCGCGCTCGACGGCAAGGTCACGCTCGACGACAACGCCTCCGAGATCCGTCACCCCGAGCACGAGGCGCTCGAGGACAAGGATGCCGCCGACCCGCTCGAGGCCAAGGCCAAAGCGTCCGGTCTCAACTACGTGAAGCTCGACGGCGAGGTCGGCATCATCGGCAACGGCGCAGGACTCGTCATGTCGACGCTCGACGTGGTCGCCTACGCCGGTGAGAACCACAACGGCGTGAAGCCCGCCAACTTCCTCGACATCGGCGGCGGCGCCTCGGCTGAGGTCATGGCCGCAGGCCTCGACGTCATCCTCGGCGACCCGCAGGTCAAGAGCGTGTTCGTCAACGTCTTCGGTGGCATCACGGCGTGCGACGCCGTCGCCAACGGCATCAAGGGTGCCCTCGAGACGCTGGGTGCCACGGCATCCAAGCCGCTCGTCGTGCGTCTCGACGGCAACCGCGTCGACGAGGGTCGCGCGATCCTCGCCGAGTACGCGCACCCGCTCGTCACCCTGGCCGCCACCATGGACGAGGGCGCCGACAAGGCCGCCGAGCTCGCCAACGCCTGA